Proteins from one Podospora pseudoanserina strain CBS 124.78 chromosome 1, whole genome shotgun sequence genomic window:
- a CDS encoding hypothetical protein (COG:C; EggNog:ENOG503PAIE), with amino-acid sequence MPIPPLSCIFEPILNLFRSTKTTTSTMSSCNSNNNNKKICIVGAGPSGLALGALLEKQGGWDYVIYESSAEDVPPRGGCLDLHPGSGQRALKDAGVFEEFKKYARYGDATIHRLFSHKGENFFEFGEGRDAPEIDRWALRKVLLSGIPKEKVHWKKPVTSTTRDENGQIVLNFADGTTASGFGLVVGADGTWSKVRHLVTDAKPQYSGNLFVTTKILPGGPYYEKMKELCRMGSMIVMGKGVHMFNSRQGDGHYRVDVGIPGPENFADAGLVDIKDWDAFKKHLLGDDLFGPYSDEMKEIINQSQGPFRPWIMYYFPTDSLNWKTVPGVTLIGDAAHVTTPFVGDGVNCAMRDAIILAGKLKELGVNEEAVAAYEREMFPFAIDVITRSLQSQKMFFEKEAPKTFIEVMSSGKPLIGTTDHI; translated from the exons ATGCCAATCCCTCCTCTGTCTTGCATCTTTGAACCCATCCTCAACCTTTTCCGttccaccaagaccaccacatccaccatgTCTTCttgcaacagcaacaacaacaacaagaagatcTGCATTGTTGGTGCCGGCCCGTCTGGCCTGGCTCTTGGTGCTCTCCTCGAGAAGCAGGGCGGTTGGGACTACGTCATCTATGAAAGCAGTGCTGAGGATGTCCCACCTCGTGGTGGCTGCCTCGATCTCCACCCTGGCAGCGGTCAAAGAGCGTTGAAGGACGCTGGTGTCTTTGAAGAGTTCAAGAAGTACGCCCGCTACGGCGATGCCACCATCCATCGCCTCTTCAGCCACAAGGGCGAGAATTTCTTCGAGTTTGGTGAGGGCCGTGATGCCCCTGAGATCGACCGCTGGGCTCTCAGAAAGGTCCTCCTCAGTGGCAtccccaaggagaaggttCACTGGAAGAAGCCAGTTACCAGCACCACCCGTGACGAGAACGGGCAGATCGTTCTCAATTTCGCTGATGGAACCACTGCTTCGGGGTTCGGGCTTGTAGTCGGCGCCGATGGTACCTGGTCCAAGGTGCGGCATTTG GTAACCGACGCGAAGCCGCAATACAGCGGCAATCTGttcgtcaccaccaagatcCTCCCTGGCGGTCCATATTACGAAAAGATGAAGGAGCTCTGCCGCATGGGGTCCATGATCGTCATGGGCAAGGGTGTCCACATGTTTAACAGTAGACAAGGCGACGGGCACTACCGTGTTGACGTCGGCATTCCTGGCCCCGAGAACTTTGCCGACGCCGGTCTCGTCGACATCAAGGATTGGGACGCGTTCAAGAAGCACCTTTTGGGAGATGACCTCTTTGGCCCTTACTCggatgagatgaaggagattATCAATCAAAGTCAGGGTCCCTTCAGACCTTGGATCATGTACTACTTCCCCACAGACAGTCTCAACTGGAAGACTGTCCCGGGCGTGACGTTGATTGGCGATGCTGCTCATGTCACGACACCAttcgttggtgatggtgtcaacTGCGCCATGAGAGATGCGATCATCCTTGCTGGAAAGTTGAAGGAACTGGGCGTTAacgaggaggctgttgctgcctATGAGAGGGAGATGTTCCCCTTCGCTATTGATGTTATCACGAGAAGTCTTCAGAGCCAGAAGATGTTctttgagaaggaggctcCCAAGACCTTCATTGAGGTCATGAGCTCTGGGAAGCCCTTGATTGGCACGACTGACCATATCTGA
- a CDS encoding hypothetical protein (COG:E; EggNog:ENOG503P3D8): MATTEKLVSPSSIGHFGIRTTPEKFEAMVKWHLDFFGGREVLRNAKASFIQWDEEHHRMVIVQDDSHEQIPADKRPTAATVYHIAFTLNSLEDLATSYEQKKARGILPHWPVNHGMSTSMYYFDPDGNEFEMQVNNFDTADEALEFMKTPEYATNPIGVDIDIEEWLARVKSGEDEKTLKKRPVIGQRLSRYENSIYWKKPEEA; encoded by the coding sequence ATGGCAACCACGGAGAAACTCGTCAGTCCCTCCTCCATCGGCCACTTCGGCATTAGAACAACCCCTGAAAAGTTCGAGGCCATGGTCAAGTGGCACCTCGACTTCTTCGGTGGACGCGAGGTACTTCGAAACGCCAAGGCCAGCTTCATCCAGTGGGACGAAGAGCACCACAGAATGGTCATCGTGCAAGACGACAGCCACGAGCAGATCCCAGCCGACAAGCGCCCtacagcagcaacagtctACCACATCGCTTTCACACTCAACTCTCTCGAGGATCTTGCCACCAGCTAcgagcagaagaaggcccgCGGCATCCTGCCCCACTGGCCTGTCAACCATGGCATGAGCACCTCGATGTACTACTTTGATCCGGATGGAAATGAGTTTGAGATGCAGGTCAACAACTTCGACACAGCGGATGAAGCTCTGGAGTTCATGAAGACGCCAGAATATGCGACGAACCCGATTGGCGTGGATATTGATATTGAAGAGTGGCTGGCACGGGTCAAgagcggggaggatgagaagactCTCAAAAAGCGTCCGGTTATTGGGCAGAGGCTTAGCCGGTATGAGAACTCGATTTATTGGAAGAAGCCAGAAGAAGCGTGA